Proteins found in one Streptomyces sp. NBC_00461 genomic segment:
- a CDS encoding HNH endonuclease — translation MRDTLVLNASFEPLSTVTLNRAVVLVLQDKAVVEQAHPELRMRGAAVDIPVPRVIRLCRYVRVPFRRQAPWSRRGVLVRDRHRCAYCGRRATTVDHVVPRAQGGRDSWLNTVASCAEDNHRKADRTPEQAGMPLLRQPFEPTPQDAMLLTLGTEEFQALPAWLARDAA, via the coding sequence ATGCGGGACACGCTGGTGCTGAACGCGAGCTTCGAGCCGCTGTCGACGGTGACTCTGAATCGAGCCGTCGTTCTGGTGCTGCAGGACAAGGCCGTTGTCGAGCAGGCCCACCCCGAACTGCGCATGCGCGGAGCCGCGGTCGACATACCCGTGCCCCGGGTGATCCGGCTGTGCAGGTACGTGAGGGTGCCTTTCCGAAGACAAGCTCCGTGGTCGAGGCGGGGTGTGCTGGTCAGGGACCGGCACCGGTGCGCGTACTGCGGTCGCCGGGCGACCACGGTGGACCACGTGGTGCCTCGGGCTCAGGGTGGTCGGGACTCGTGGCTCAACACGGTCGCCTCGTGTGCGGAGGACAACCACCGTAAGGCGGACCGGACTCCGGAGCAGGCGGGGATGCCGCTGCTGCGGCAGCCGTTCGAGCCGACGCCGCAGGATGCGATGCTGCTGACGCTGGGGACCGAGGAGTTTCAGGCGCTGCCGGCTTGGTTGGCGCGGGACGCCGCTTAG